The following are from one region of the Hydrogenophaga sp. BPS33 genome:
- a CDS encoding FAD-dependent oxidoreductase, producing the protein MKRIVVVGSGLAGICAALEARAQGAEVLMLEMQTEERRGGNTAVSGGAFLAPSADTEAARQAFVESLDASTLGRGNRVLFRAIADRVLGDLQWLSQRGADFLPAYACAPPHRCSVHPLEPGQFVGTPRLMRSLYEALDAQGVQVHYGARVTDLMLSSTGAVSGVKATRGGAEVAFEADAVVLATGGYSGNKETLMKFVGPEAAGLSLRGVDWLMGEGIEMAQRVGAQVGNMEGIESLHVAAVDPSNPKGGNPSRAIPYSIAINADGERYVDESRGYVANGKAALKQPGQTVAIVFDAQIRSMPGVQTAMTTYRNMGLTVLEAPDLATLAAAIQVPPERLEETVAAFNASIEDGKAMAAQPAKTAWATPLQVPPFHALYPCRPAITLTFGGLVIDEKARVLAGSGQAIPGLYAVGEMAGCLFHHDYLGGGSLSNCLSMGRVAGRDAAGLR; encoded by the coding sequence ATGAAAAGAATTGTTGTTGTCGGATCGGGCCTCGCGGGCATTTGCGCCGCGTTGGAAGCGCGTGCACAAGGTGCTGAGGTGTTGATGCTGGAAATGCAGACCGAAGAGCGCCGTGGCGGCAATACCGCCGTGTCGGGCGGTGCGTTTCTCGCCCCCAGCGCCGACACCGAAGCGGCCCGCCAGGCATTCGTGGAATCGCTGGACGCCAGCACGCTGGGTCGCGGCAACCGCGTGCTGTTTCGCGCCATCGCAGACCGGGTCCTGGGCGACCTGCAGTGGCTGTCCCAACGCGGCGCAGACTTCCTGCCCGCTTATGCCTGCGCGCCGCCCCACCGGTGCAGCGTGCACCCGTTGGAGCCTGGCCAGTTCGTCGGAACGCCGCGCTTGATGCGCTCGCTCTACGAGGCGCTCGATGCGCAGGGTGTGCAGGTGCACTACGGCGCGCGCGTCACGGATCTGATGCTGTCGTCCACGGGCGCTGTGTCGGGCGTGAAGGCCACGCGCGGCGGCGCGGAGGTGGCGTTTGAGGCCGACGCAGTCGTGCTGGCCACCGGGGGCTACTCGGGCAACAAGGAAACGTTGATGAAGTTCGTCGGACCCGAGGCGGCGGGGCTTTCGCTGCGCGGGGTCGACTGGTTGATGGGGGAAGGCATCGAGATGGCGCAGCGGGTGGGCGCGCAGGTCGGCAACATGGAAGGCATCGAGTCGCTGCACGTGGCCGCGGTCGATCCGTCCAACCCAAAAGGCGGAAACCCGTCGCGTGCTATTCCGTACAGCATTGCCATCAACGCCGACGGCGAGCGTTACGTGGACGAGTCCAGAGGCTACGTGGCCAACGGCAAGGCCGCGCTGAAGCAGCCCGGACAGACCGTGGCCATCGTGTTCGATGCGCAGATCCGGTCGATGCCGGGCGTGCAGACCGCCATGACCACCTACAGGAACATGGGGCTTACCGTGCTGGAGGCACCCGACCTGGCCACCTTGGCGGCCGCGATACAGGTCCCACCCGAGCGGCTGGAAGAAACAGTCGCCGCCTTCAATGCGTCGATCGAAGATGGCAAGGCCATGGCCGCACAACCCGCCAAAACGGCGTGGGCCACGCCTCTGCAAGTGCCGCCGTTCCATGCGCTCTATCCGTGCCGCCCCGCGATCACGCTCACGTTCGGCGGGCTGGTGATCGATGAAAAGGCCAGGGTGCTGGCTGGGTCGGGTCAAGCTATTCCCGGGTTGTACGCCGTCGGCGAGATGGCGGGCTGCCTGTTCCACCACGACTACCTGGGCGGTGGCTCGCTCTCCAACTGCCTGTCGATGGGCCGTGTGGCTGGGCGCGACGCGGCTGGCCTGCGCTGA
- a CDS encoding class I adenylate-forming enzyme family protein, giving the protein MQRRTPLEVTRLYPDHGATLPGLLASREQQNPEAPFLLFAGKTWTRQQFLTASRQLATGLAAWGVSPGSRVAITATNHEAHVLLLFALAHLNAAMVPLNPAATAAEMRYVLEKSQVSAVAVSPATLAVTREAIDGLADQPRLLDITRELSGLTSLAELMAQAIDAPLPQPDAEATCLVIFTSGTTGFPKGVMHSQKNFVVGGEANVSRLWLQPEDRVLTVMPLFHTNALFYSLAGSCAAGACMILLERFSASTFWNTAVDTGATTVNFIEAIGRILKARPRSEFRPDHRIESVYGARADIQDCFRDEFHIRYLISGFGMTEIPGVCCVPFGGPALSGSMGKLGQHPDPDRQWAQARIVDDNGVDLPDGQTGEFWVRHPIIMQGYLGDPAQTADAFHDGWFKTGDLVRRDADGVYWFVTRKKDIIRRRGENISGAELDRLLAEHPAIVEVATVPVPSELGEDEVLACVVKRPDHSLSEAELHRWCQQRMTAIKVPRFILFVDDLPHTPTHKVAKQVLKDSAVSLQRRAHDFNPA; this is encoded by the coding sequence ATGCAACGACGCACTCCCCTCGAAGTCACCCGTCTGTACCCGGACCATGGTGCCACCTTGCCTGGCCTGCTGGCCTCGCGCGAACAGCAGAACCCTGAGGCCCCGTTCCTGCTGTTTGCCGGAAAGACCTGGACGAGACAACAGTTCCTGACTGCCTCGCGCCAGTTGGCCACCGGCCTGGCCGCGTGGGGCGTGTCCCCGGGCAGCCGCGTGGCCATTACCGCCACGAACCACGAAGCGCATGTGCTGCTGCTGTTTGCGCTGGCGCATCTGAACGCGGCCATGGTGCCGCTCAACCCAGCCGCCACCGCCGCCGAAATGCGGTACGTGCTGGAGAAGTCCCAGGTGAGCGCCGTGGCGGTATCGCCTGCAACGCTGGCCGTGACACGCGAAGCCATCGACGGACTTGCCGATCAACCCCGTCTGCTGGACATCACGCGCGAACTGTCCGGCCTCACCTCGCTGGCCGAACTGATGGCGCAGGCGATCGACGCGCCTTTGCCCCAACCGGATGCCGAAGCCACCTGTCTCGTGATCTTCACCTCGGGCACCACGGGATTCCCCAAGGGTGTGATGCACAGCCAGAAGAACTTCGTGGTGGGCGGCGAGGCCAATGTGTCGCGCCTGTGGTTGCAACCTGAAGACCGTGTGTTGACGGTGATGCCGCTCTTTCACACCAATGCGCTGTTCTACTCGCTCGCCGGCTCGTGTGCGGCCGGTGCCTGCATGATCCTTCTGGAGCGGTTCTCGGCCTCCACGTTCTGGAACACCGCGGTCGACACCGGCGCGACCACCGTGAATTTCATCGAAGCCATCGGCCGCATCCTGAAGGCGCGGCCCCGCAGCGAGTTCCGGCCCGATCACCGCATCGAAAGCGTGTACGGCGCGCGTGCCGATATCCAGGACTGTTTCCGCGACGAGTTCCACATCCGCTACCTCATCAGCGGGTTTGGCATGACGGAAATTCCCGGTGTTTGCTGCGTGCCGTTCGGCGGGCCCGCGTTGAGCGGGAGCATGGGCAAGCTCGGGCAGCACCCCGATCCCGACCGGCAGTGGGCGCAGGCGCGCATCGTCGACGACAACGGTGTCGACCTGCCCGACGGGCAGACCGGCGAGTTCTGGGTGCGCCACCCGATCATCATGCAAGGCTATCTGGGCGACCCGGCGCAAACGGCCGACGCGTTCCACGATGGCTGGTTCAAGACCGGGGACCTGGTGCGCCGGGACGCCGATGGCGTGTACTGGTTCGTCACGCGCAAGAAGGACATCATCCGCCGCCGTGGCGAGAACATCTCGGGCGCCGAGCTGGACCGCCTGCTCGCGGAGCACCCGGCCATTGTCGAGGTGGCGACCGTGCCGGTGCCCTCCGAGCTGGGCGAAGACGAGGTGCTGGCCTGTGTGGTCAAACGGCCCGACCACAGCTTGAGCGAGGCCGAGCTGCACCGCTGGTGCCAGCAGCGCATGACGGCCATCAAAGTGCCGCGCTTCATCCTGTTCGTGGACGACCTGCCGCACACGCCGACCCACAAGGTCGCCAAGCAGGTCCTCAAGGATTCCGCCGTGTCGCTCCAGCGCCGCGCGCACGACTTCAACCCCGCATAG